One genomic segment of Hydrocarboniclastica marina includes these proteins:
- the glmS gene encoding glutamine--fructose-6-phosphate transaminase (isomerizing) yields the protein MCGIVGAIAQRDVQGILLEGLRRLEYRGYDSAGMVVRNDSGQLVRHRELGKVAALADAVDHQPLHGGTGIAHTRWATHGVPSQDNAHPHMSGERLALVHNGIIENFQELRESLEAEGYRFTSQTDTEVVAHLIEKHYQQTGSLLTAVRQARAILHGAYALAVMHADEPNCIIVTREGSPLVLGVGIGEHFAASDPLALLPVTDRFIYLEEGDLAQVELDQVQIWDREDAVVTRSVTRFEHSADAAEKGAFRHFMLKEIYEQPEVIRNTMAGRMTESRVLERALGAKAMELLPEIKNVQIIACGTSYHAGMVARYWIEELAGVPCSVEVASEYRYRKHVIQDGTLFLTISQSGETADTLAALRQGKDAGFRAGLAICNVAGSSLVRESDMVVMTQAGPEIGVASTKAFTTQLTALLMFTLALARQNGHSAENEKAIVEALHLLPGQIQEVLDLDADIAKLAEHFVEKHHSLFLGRGTLFPIAMEGALKLKEISYIHAEAYPAGELKHGPLALVDSEMPVITVAPNNELLEKLKSNLQEVRARGGELFVFADRKSGLKPEEGIHVMTLPEVHPIVAPILYTIPLQLLSYHVAVLKGTDVDQPRNLAKSVTVE from the coding sequence GCAACGGGATGTACAGGGAATTTTGCTGGAAGGCCTGCGGAGGCTGGAATACCGAGGCTACGATTCAGCCGGTATGGTCGTTCGCAACGATTCCGGGCAACTGGTCCGCCACCGTGAGTTGGGCAAGGTAGCTGCGTTGGCAGACGCCGTCGACCACCAGCCCCTACATGGCGGTACCGGCATTGCTCACACCCGTTGGGCAACGCACGGCGTGCCTTCCCAGGATAACGCGCATCCGCACATGTCTGGTGAACGTCTGGCACTGGTCCACAACGGCATCATCGAGAATTTCCAGGAGCTGCGGGAATCGCTTGAGGCCGAAGGCTACCGGTTTACCTCCCAGACCGACACTGAAGTCGTAGCGCACCTCATCGAAAAACACTACCAACAAACGGGCAGCCTGCTGACCGCCGTTCGGCAAGCCCGCGCGATCCTGCACGGCGCGTATGCCCTTGCGGTAATGCATGCGGATGAGCCGAACTGCATCATCGTTACCCGCGAAGGCAGCCCTCTGGTCCTTGGGGTTGGGATTGGCGAGCACTTTGCAGCTTCTGATCCCCTGGCGCTTTTGCCTGTAACCGACCGTTTTATCTACCTGGAAGAAGGGGATCTGGCCCAAGTCGAATTGGACCAGGTACAGATCTGGGACCGTGAAGACGCGGTCGTCACCCGATCAGTAACCCGTTTCGAGCATTCCGCCGACGCTGCGGAGAAAGGTGCATTCCGGCACTTCATGTTGAAAGAAATTTACGAGCAGCCGGAAGTTATCCGCAACACCATGGCTGGCCGGATGACGGAGAGCCGTGTACTCGAGCGTGCGCTCGGCGCCAAAGCAATGGAGTTGCTGCCGGAGATAAAAAACGTCCAGATAATAGCCTGTGGAACCAGCTACCACGCCGGTATGGTGGCCCGGTACTGGATTGAAGAACTCGCGGGGGTCCCTTGCAGTGTGGAGGTCGCGTCGGAGTACCGCTACCGCAAACACGTTATTCAGGATGGCACGCTGTTCCTGACCATTTCGCAGTCCGGCGAGACCGCGGATACCCTGGCCGCATTGCGTCAGGGCAAGGACGCCGGATTCCGCGCAGGGTTGGCAATCTGTAACGTAGCCGGCAGTTCCCTGGTGCGAGAGTCCGACATGGTGGTCATGACTCAGGCCGGGCCTGAGATCGGGGTAGCATCAACCAAAGCCTTTACCACGCAGCTGACAGCATTGCTGATGTTCACCCTGGCCCTGGCGCGTCAGAATGGACACAGTGCTGAGAATGAGAAAGCTATTGTCGAAGCACTGCACCTGCTACCCGGCCAGATACAGGAGGTTCTCGATCTGGACGCGGACATCGCCAAGCTGGCGGAGCACTTTGTGGAGAAGCACCACAGCCTTTTTCTCGGCCGTGGCACCCTCTTTCCGATCGCCATGGAAGGTGCACTCAAGCTCAAGGAAATTTCTTATATTCATGCGGAAGCCTACCCGGCCGGCGAGCTCAAACACGGCCCATTGGCCCTGGTGGACAGCGAGATGCCGGTCATCACGGTCGCGCCCAACAATGAGCTGCTTGAGAAGCTCAAATCCAATCTGCAGGAAGTCCGTGCCCGGGGCGGGGAGCTGTTTGTCTTTGCCGACCGCAAATCTGGCCTGAAGCCGGAGGAAGGGATTCATGTGATGACGCTGCCGGAAGTGCACCCGATCGTCGCACCTATTCTGTACACCATTCCCCTGCAACTGTTGTCCTATCACGTGGCTGTTCTCAAAGGCACTGATGTGGATCAGCCGAGAAACCTCGCAAAAAGCGTAACGGTAGAGTAA